A stretch of DNA from Streptomyces sp. HUAS 15-9:
CCCGGGCCGGCCTATCGCTGGAATGAGACATCTCTCGCTCGCCCCGAGGGTACGGACGTGTGAATACCGCCCCTATTACGGTGTGCTACTGAACTTGATCGAGTGATGTCGGGAGGGGTCGCCTGACAGCGGCCGCTGGCGCCGGTAGGTCCTGGGGAGTGAGATACGCGCAGGGTGGTGGGCTGACCGACACCGAGAGGGCCGCGCGGGAGCGGATCCGGTTGCAGGCTGTCGTCCGCTTCGAGGCCGGGGAGAAGAACCGAGAGGTCACCGCCGCGCTGCGGGTGAGCGAGCGGTCGGTGGAGCGGTGGCGCCGGGCCTGGCGCGAGCGCGGCCAGGTCGGGGTCCTGTCGCTGGGCTCTCCGGGACGGTCCCGGCTCAGTGGAACCCAGGTCGTCAGGCTGGCGGGGGAGTTGGAGCGTGGCCCGTTGGTCCACGGCTGGGCGGACCAGCGATGGACGTTGGCGCGGGTCAAGTCGTTAATCGGCCGGCTGTTCCACGTCTCCTACACCGTCGAGGGCACGTGGCGGTTACTGAAGCGGCATGGCTGGAGCTGGCAGCAGCCGGCCCGGCGCGCCATCGAGCGGGACGACGATGCGGTCGAGGTGTGGAAGAAGGAGACCTGGCCGCGGGTAAGAGGACCGCGGGCGGGCAGAGGCGGGCCTACGCGCGTGCCAGCCTCGGAGGGCTACGTGACTCTCCACGATGTTGAAGCGCGTTTGCCCCGCACGGGTCACGGCGCAAGCAAGTTGGCCCACGGGGGTAGCCGCATACGTGATGCCCCCGGCACGGTCGTGTGCCGAGGGCATCGGGTGTGGAGCGCCGGCCATGGGCTCAGCCGGCGTGAACCAGGGTCTCCTCGCTGCCGAGGTGGGCGGCACCCGTGTCCCTGTACATGGTGGTCTCGCCGTCGGACCAGCGGATGACGAGGTCGTCGGTCCGGTGGTTCCCCGTGAAGTCACCGGTCGTCATCACGGTGTCGTGCTTCCAGAGCCCGTTGGGGTCCAGGATGCGCCGCTCGGTGCCGAGGCCCGATGTGGTCGTGCCGACGTAGTTGTCGAGTTCGCCGTCGGTCCAGCGCACCATGAGGTCCCACTTCTGGTTGCCGGAGAACTCACCGCTGGTGAGAAGGGTGGCGTCCCTCCAGGTGTCGTTCTTGTCCTTGAGTTTGTGCTCCTGGCCGAAGGTGCCCGCGCTGACGTTGGTGTAGAGGGTCACCTCGCCGTCGACCCAGCGGACGATCAGGTCGGTGACGTACTGGGAGGCGTTGAAGCGGCCCGCCGCGATCTGGGTCGCGTCCTTCCACAGGTCGTTGGGCTTGATCATCTGGGTGCCCGCCCAGTCGAGGCCCTTCGTGTCGACGTCGCCGTAGAGGGTGACCTCGCCGTCGGACCAGCGGACCATCAGGTCGAAACGGTTCGACCCGGTGAAGTCGCCCGCAGTGATGGTCTTGGCGTTCTTCCAGGTGGAGTTCTTGGGCAGCAACTGCCGCTCGCTGGTGAAGTGGCCGTTTCCGTCGCTGTTGTAGAGCGTGACCTCACCGTCGGACCACACCACGACCATGTCGCTGTGGCCCTTGCCGCTGAAGTCGCCGGAGGCCATCAGGCTGGCGTGCTTCCAGGTCTCGCCGGAGCCCATCGTGTAGGGCAGCGGCGGCTGGTCGTACGGACCGTAGTCGGGGTTGCGGCCCTGCTGGGCGTCGGCGTAGAGGCGGAAGAAGCGGTCACCGTGCAGCGGGCTGTAGGTGATCTCGTTGTACCGCGGGTCCGACCCCGGCACATCGGGGCCGCCCTGGAGAAACCCGCCCACGTTGCCGATGATGGTGCCGGTGTCGCCGGAGGCGTCGAGTTCGGAGAAGAACGGCCCGCCGGAGACGCCGCCCCACATCCCGGCGCAGTAGATCTGCATCTGGTTGTAGCCCGACAGTGCGGTCGTGTAGATGTCGGGGCAGCGGACCGCCTGGTCCGGCGGGTTGTGCTCGAGCTTGGGGTAGCCGATGACGGTCACCTTGTTGGCGTAACCCGGCGTACGGGCCAGCGTGTTGGCGCCCACGACGTCCTGGACGTTCTTACCGCCATTCGGTTTCAGGCTCGCGAAGGCGTAGTCCAGGTCGGAGGTCTTGGCTTTGTCCCAGGTGGCCCTCTTGTCGCGGAACCACTTGTCGACCGCCCAGACGCCGTGCGGCTGCGCGGCCGCGGTCTTGGTGTGGTCGTACATGGGCACGAACATGGACTTCGCACCGACACAGTGACCCGCGGTGAGGATCAGGTTGTGGCCTGCGCTGCGCACCACGCTGGCCGTGCAACGGTGCCCCTTGAGGCCCTTGTCCTGGCTGAAGATCGTGCCAACGGACTTGATGCCCTTGAAGTGCTGGGCGGTGATGCCGGCGGCAGAGGACCGCTGGGCGGCTGCCGTCAGCCCCTTCGGCGGGGCACTACGACCCGCGGGGTCGGTGGCCGAGTCCATGCGCTCGGGCGTCCAGAAGCGGATGGCGGCCTCGGCCGTCCAGTCGTCATCGGCGGCCGGCACCGCTGTGTCCGAAGCCGAGGGCTCGGCAGACGGGCCCGTCGAGTCCGCGGGCGCCGGGCCGGTCGAGTCTGCGGGAATCGGGCCGGTCGGCGGCTTCGGCTCGGGGGCAGCGCTCTGCAAGGGCCCCGACACGGCCGGCGTGGGGGTGCCGGGTGCAGGGGTCGCGGTATCGGCCTGGGCCGCGGCGGCGTTGCCCAGCAGCACCACGGCGCTCAGCACCGCGACAGCCCCGAGACGTATGGGTCTGCGGAGCAATTCAGGTTTCTGCATTCAGGTTTCTCCAAGAGGCAGGCCGGACGGCGCGAGGACTTGAAGGGCAGGCGCCTGTTGCGGGACAGCAGGCATGACGCTGCTACTGAGCCCGACGCGTGATCTGCCTTCCAATGGCCTGCTCCGCGCTCACCGCACGCAACAGCAACCCCCGATGGGTTCCCCCGTACCGCCGTACGGCAGCTTTCGATCGACCGTGGTCAGCGGTCGCAGCCGTCATGATCGCATGGTGGGCGCACGAATGCACACTGTTTATCCGGCTTTGTGTCAGTGCAGTTGAGGTGCTCCCAGCAGCATGTCGAGGTCACACACCTGTGCCCGCCGGTGGTGCCCCTTCTCATCGGTCAACTGCACACGAGAGCCGTAGTCGTGCGCCGTGGGATGCGGGGGCCGCACCTCGACGCGCGGGTTGTACTCGGCCATGACCTCACAGGACCCGGACGGCGAACCGACCGCGTCGTAGAAGACCGGGATCGCGATGCTGTGACCCGGCTTCAGCACCAGATGGACCGGCGTGGACTGCTTCGGCTTGGAGTCGGCCGACGGCCCCTTGCCGACGTACACACTGAGCTCCGGGTAGCCGTCGAAGGCGCACGGCTTCGACCCCTTGTGCGCGGCGCTGAGCATCGCCGTCGGCGTGTCGTGCGGCTTGCCCGGCAGCAGGGTCATCTTCCAGCTCAGCTGGGGCGTTGCGCATGCGGCGATCCGGCTTTCCGAGCCGCTGCCGCTCTGGCCGCAGGCAGCGGCACCCAACAGCATCACCAGGCCGACCGTGCAGACCGCCCCTGCCCGCCGTGACATGAGAACTCCCCCTGGGTGACGCCACTCCCACGGGGCCGAATGCCGCCGCTCCTGCCCCACCGGACAACAAGATGCGGGCACGCGCACCGGGGTTCCACAACGGCCGACGAGATGATCAACTCCCTCGCACGATCTCGTGCAGCCTCCCCAGACACTCCCTCGTCCCATCAGCAAGGACCAGGTCCACCCCCACATCACCACATCACCGCAGCACCCAGAGATCGGTAGCGTTCCCCCTCCGCCAGCCGCTCTCGTCCACCAGCAACAGCGCGCCCCCTCGGTGTCGAGGGGGCGCGCTGGTCATCGATTCAGTTGTCGTCCGGCAGCGGTTTGCCGAGGCGGATCGTGGTCTGACAGTGCAGTACCTGTTTGTACTTGTGGCTGTTCTGCTCGTACCAGAAGGAGCAGCCGCTGAGATCACCACGGACGGAGCCCGTAGGTGCCGTCATTGCAAAGAGCGGTGGCGCCGTTTCCGGGAGTGCTGGAACCCCCTGAAGAGCTTGAGCCGCCGCTCCCGGATGACCCACCGGACGAACTGCCGCTGCTTCCGGAACCTGCGGCGGCCGCCTTCGCGGTGACGGTCACCTTCACCTTGACCGTCTTCGTCGCCGTCACTGTCGGCGCAGGATTCGGTGTTGCGGTCTTTGTCGCCGTGGCTGTCGCGGTGACCGTGGCAGTCGGCTGCACGTTGTCGGACGCTGCCTTCGCATCCTTCCCGTTCCCCTGTCCGCCGGCGCCGATGCCGAGGAAGAAGGCGAGACCGATCGCTGGCAGCACGTACCGCTTCCGCGCCCACTTCGGGGCCGTTCCGAGAGGCGGCTGTGGCGGCATGGTGTACGGATTAGTCATATGTCCCCCCAGGACGTGTTGGCAGCGCTGACCGTAGCGCCGGCTGTGACGTCTGGGGTGCTGTTTCGGTGTAGCAGTCACCTATTCGTGACGTCTCCCGAGTGGACTCGACCCGGCCCGCGGACCCTGATCCGGCGAAGCTGTCGCAAGCCACAGAAGCGGCCCCTGTCACCCAAGCCTGCATCAGACCCGGGCCATAGCCACGCGGTAGGACAGGCTGGCAGTTCGCTACGAGGCAACGGTCCTCGTCGCAGCCATCAATGAGTGGCTGTGACCAGCGGATTTGATAGGTCTCTAGGCATTGGGCGTCTTGTCGAGAGGCCGCAGGAAGCGACGTTCGTACCGGTGGATGCACCGGGTCCGACGAGCCAGCTCAATCGTCTCCCGGCACTCACGGTCACGCGCGCTGTCTGTGCGGTACTGCTCGTACACGGCAAGGCTGGGGAAGGAGAACAGTGCGTACGCGATGTCGGTGTCTCCCTCGCTGGGCAGAAAATAGCCGTGGTGCGTACCCTCGAACCGGCCGACGAGGGCGACCCACCGGCGGCCGTACTCCTCGAAGGCCTCGATGCGGTCGGGATCGATCTCGTACTTCACATGAACGGTGATCATGCGCGACATCAAGATCCACTTTCGATACACACCCTGATCGCCTGACCGCTTGCGCGAACCGCCGCGCGGCCATCGGCAGCGGCCGCCGTGATGTCCGCCTTGCCTGGGACAACTCCCCCGCTAGCTCCCGGGCCGAGGCATTTCCTCCGCCTCGGCCCGGTCAGCCGTCAGGTCCGAGGAACCGCCTGGCTCAAGGCGCCGCCGGCTCCGGACAGGCCGACTCCGTCCCCTTCGGACCATGTGCGGACGGCCGAGCCGTGCGGTCCGCCGACCAAGCTGCTCAGCACCTGAGTGTGGACGGTCAGCGCCGGGGGGCTCAGCACCGCGTCATGAACGAGGAAGACCTCGCCGGGTCCGACTTCCCTGACGTAGTCGACGACCTCGGCCAGCTTCACCCACGGCGCACCGGCCGGCGCGAGGAGCGTGCGCACCTCCTCCTCCGGGACAGTGAGCGCGTCGCCCGGGTGGAAAACCCCGTCGACTAGGAAGCCGACGTTGTCGAACTCGGCGAAGTCGCGGTGGATGGTGGCGTGCATTTCCCCGTACACGTGGAATTCCAGAGGACCGACGTCGAAAACGTCGCCGTGCCGGACGGTATGGACGCGACCGCCGAGGTCGGTGAGGTGGCGGGCGACCGCCGGGTTGGTCCAAATGTCGATGTCGCCGCTGGCCTCCCGCAGTCGGTCGGGGACGAAGTGGTCTACGTGCTCATGCGTGACAAGCACCGCGTCGGCTCCCTCCAGTGCGTCCGGATCGCTGAAGCAGCCGGGGTCGATAACGACGGTGCAGCCCTCGTGCTGCAGCCGTATGCAGGAATGCCCCAGTGAAGTCATCTGCATGACTGGTCTCCCTTCCTTTTATACAGCCAAACTGTACAGCATTGCTGTATTTCTGTGCTGCGGGTACGGTGATGCCGTGAACGAGCAGGAGATCGCGAGCGACCTGCGAGCCGTCCTCGGAAACCTTGTGCGGCACGCACGGACCACCGATGCCATGCCGCAGGCGCAGGCCGCAGTGCTGGGCTTCCTTGACCGCGAAGGACCGATGACCACCAGCGAGCTCGCGGCCCGGCAGCAGGTCCGCCACCAGTCGGCGGCGCGGGTCGTCGGCCAGCTCGTGGAACTAGGCCTCGCCCGCCAGAAGCCCCATCCGGACGACAGGCGCAAGGTCCTCGTCATGCTGACCGATCCGGGCCTGCGGGCACTCCAGGCACGTCGCGGCCGCCGAGCCGACTGGCTCGCCGAGGCCATTAGGGCAGAGCTGTCCCCCGCCGAACAGCAACAGCTCGCGGAGTCCGTCGCCCTCCTCAAGCGGCTGGCCCGGCACGGCGATCGCAGCTGACCGTCCCCTGTCTCCAGCGGGAGACCGCCGCCGATCAGGCAGCGTCTCCCACAAAGGCGGTCTATCTGTCCGGTGTCATCCTCGCCAAGCCCGGACTGCTGAACGCCCTGACCGGCCCGAGCCAGTGGCTGACCTGGACCGTCGTCGGCATTGAGCCTCCGCCAACTTCGAACCCGCAGGGCGTCGGGGGCTGGTGTGAGTCACCCGGGCAGTTGTGAGCCGCTGAGATCGACCAGCTTCATGGAGGCGGCCTCGAGGCATGGCCTCTGCTCGAATGTGCAGTTCGTCATTGCCAGGGCAT
This window harbors:
- a CDS encoding MBL fold metallo-hydrolase, whose translation is MQMTSLGHSCIRLQHEGCTVVIDPGCFSDPDALEGADAVLVTHEHVDHFVPDRLREASGDIDIWTNPAVARHLTDLGGRVHTVRHGDVFDVGPLEFHVYGEMHATIHRDFAEFDNVGFLVDGVFHPGDALTVPEEEVRTLLAPAGAPWVKLAEVVDYVREVGPGEVFLVHDAVLSPPALTVHTQVLSSLVGGPHGSAVRTWSEGDGVGLSGAGGALSQAVPRT
- a CDS encoding MarR family winged helix-turn-helix transcriptional regulator, which encodes MNEQEIASDLRAVLGNLVRHARTTDAMPQAQAAVLGFLDREGPMTTSELAARQQVRHQSAARVVGQLVELGLARQKPHPDDRRKVLVMLTDPGLRALQARRGRRADWLAEAIRAELSPAEQQQLAESVALLKRLARHGDRS
- a CDS encoding NIPSNAP family protein, with amino-acid sequence MITVHVKYEIDPDRIEAFEEYGRRWVALVGRFEGTHHGYFLPSEGDTDIAYALFSFPSLAVYEQYRTDSARDRECRETIELARRTRCIHRYERRFLRPLDKTPNA
- a CDS encoding DUF4232 domain-containing protein; this translates as MSRRAGAVCTVGLVMLLGAAACGQSGSGSESRIAACATPQLSWKMTLLPGKPHDTPTAMLSAAHKGSKPCAFDGYPELSVYVGKGPSADSKPKQSTPVHLVLKPGHSIAIPVFYDAVGSPSGSCEVMAEYNPRVEVRPPHPTAHDYGSRVQLTDEKGHHRRAQVCDLDMLLGAPQLH
- a CDS encoding trypsin-like serine peptidase, which translates into the protein MQKPELLRRPIRLGAVAVLSAVVLLGNAAAAQADTATPAPGTPTPAVSGPLQSAAPEPKPPTGPIPADSTGPAPADSTGPSAEPSASDTAVPAADDDWTAEAAIRFWTPERMDSATDPAGRSAPPKGLTAAAQRSSAAGITAQHFKGIKSVGTIFSQDKGLKGHRCTASVVRSAGHNLILTAGHCVGAKSMFVPMYDHTKTAAAQPHGVWAVDKWFRDKRATWDKAKTSDLDYAFASLKPNGGKNVQDVVGANTLARTPGYANKVTVIGYPKLEHNPPDQAVRCPDIYTTALSGYNQMQIYCAGMWGGVSGGPFFSELDASGDTGTIIGNVGGFLQGGPDVPGSDPRYNEITYSPLHGDRFFRLYADAQQGRNPDYGPYDQPPLPYTMGSGETWKHASLMASGDFSGKGHSDMVVVWSDGEVTLYNSDGNGHFTSERQLLPKNSTWKNAKTITAGDFTGSNRFDLMVRWSDGEVTLYGDVDTKGLDWAGTQMIKPNDLWKDATQIAAGRFNASQYVTDLIVRWVDGEVTLYTNVSAGTFGQEHKLKDKNDTWRDATLLTSGEFSGNQKWDLMVRWTDGELDNYVGTTTSGLGTERRILDPNGLWKHDTVMTTGDFTGNHRTDDLVIRWSDGETTMYRDTGAAHLGSEETLVHAG